A single Leptidea sinapis chromosome 2, ilLepSina1.1, whole genome shotgun sequence DNA region contains:
- the LOC126975403 gene encoding sorting nexin-16 — translation MATVQNIEAINIKNHIQRDGMNNEISSTSSDENQTGRVVKYNNYNKKRYKDFSSDNETDNQNSSLPQRHHYKSLNNINDSLREYNQNSINSISNIDLSLHSNEIKKFESFRIPIVGYEVMEERARFTIYKLKVEDDKRDQSWLVFRRYTDFVRLYNRIKNEQPNLVLPLPGKRWFRDNFEPAFLEDRVQGLQVFVNSVVSKLPDHPVVRDFFCMDEPPQVFTYQPEVQAVYGALEDSITTLKIQLKQKDATIMHLQNRLLQLEERIKVCPNCSSQT, via the coding sequence ATGGCCACAGTACAAAATATAgaagcaataaatataaaaaaccacATACAGAGAGATGGTATGAACAATGAGATCTCATCTACTTCTAGTGATGAGAATCAAACTGGCAGAGTTGTTAAAtacaacaattataataaaaaacggtATAAAGATTTTTCATCGGACAATGAAACCGACAACCAAAACTCAAGCCTTCCACAGAGGCATCATTACAAATCTTTGAACAATATTAATGATTCATTAAGAGAATACAACCAGAACAGTATCAACAGTATAAGCAATATAGACCTAAGTCTTCACAGTAATGAGATAAAAAAGTTTGAGTCTTTCAGAATACCGATAGTAGGGTATGAGGTCATGGAAGAAAGAGCCCGCTTTACAATATACAAGTTGAAGGTTGAGGATGACAAACGCGATCAGTCATGGCTAGTTTTCAGACGATATACCGATTTTGTAAGGCTTTACAATCGGATTAAGAATGAACAGCCTAATTTGGTTTTACCGTTGCCTGGAAAGCGGTGGTTCCGGGATAACTTTGAGCCAGCATTCCTGGAAGACAGGGTTCAAGGCTTGCAGGTTTTTGTTAACAGTGTGGTGAGTAAATTGCCAGATCATCCAGTAGTGAGGGATTTCTTTTGCATGGATGAACCACCACAAGTGTTCACTTATCAACCGGAGGTCCAGGCTGTTTATGGAGCTTTAGAAGACTCTATAACAACTCTGAAGATACAGTTGAAACAAAAGGATGCCACCATAATGCATTTGCAGAACCGTCTTCTGCAATTGGAGGAGCGGATAAAGGTTTGCCCCAATTGTTCAAGCCAAACATAA